In Symmachiella dynata, the following are encoded in one genomic region:
- a CDS encoding DegT/DnrJ/EryC1/StrS family aminotransferase has protein sequence MTKTTTLAQHKIPFFLPTIGEDEINEVVDTLRSGWLTTGKKAKQFEQEFADRVGAKHAIAVNSCTAALHLALEALGIGPGDEVIVPTLTFASTAEVVVHLGATPVLADCRPDTLNIDPASIAAKITSKTKAIIPVHYAGQPCDMDAIHAVAQEHKLPVVEDAAHAIPARYGERAVGTISDITCFSFYANKTITTGEGGMVTTDSDDLAARMRIMSLHGISKDAWKRFSAEGSWYYEITAAGFKHNMTDVAASIGLHQLRRCDEFWEGRTRCAEFYNRAFADVPEVQTLTVDPQNQTSWHLYVIQLHLDKLSIDRGEFINRLNAAGVGTSVHYMPLHMHPYYHETHGYQVDDLPVAKSAFERMLSLPIYPRLSDDELKYVADTVQAIVAETRA, from the coding sequence TTGACTAAAACGACGACACTGGCCCAGCATAAAATCCCCTTCTTCTTGCCGACCATCGGTGAAGACGAAATCAACGAGGTCGTCGACACGCTCCGTTCGGGATGGTTGACCACCGGGAAAAAAGCAAAGCAGTTCGAGCAAGAATTCGCCGACCGCGTGGGGGCAAAACATGCCATCGCCGTGAACTCCTGCACAGCTGCGCTGCACTTGGCGCTCGAAGCACTCGGCATTGGTCCCGGCGACGAAGTCATCGTCCCAACACTGACGTTCGCCTCGACGGCTGAAGTGGTTGTGCATCTGGGGGCAACACCGGTCTTGGCCGATTGCCGACCCGATACGCTCAACATCGATCCCGCATCGATCGCCGCAAAAATTACGTCGAAAACCAAAGCGATCATTCCGGTGCATTACGCCGGCCAACCGTGCGATATGGACGCGATTCACGCGGTCGCCCAAGAGCACAAATTGCCCGTCGTGGAAGATGCGGCTCACGCAATCCCGGCGCGGTATGGCGAGCGGGCCGTCGGAACGATCAGCGACATCACCTGCTTTTCATTCTACGCGAACAAAACCATCACCACCGGCGAAGGAGGGATGGTCACAACCGATTCGGACGACCTGGCTGCCCGGATGCGAATCATGTCCCTGCACGGCATCAGCAAGGACGCCTGGAAACGCTTTAGCGCCGAAGGCTCGTGGTATTACGAAATCACCGCTGCCGGATTCAAACACAACATGACCGATGTGGCTGCGTCGATCGGTTTGCATCAACTCCGGCGGTGCGACGAATTTTGGGAAGGCCGCACCCGCTGCGCCGAGTTTTACAACCGCGCATTCGCCGACGTTCCCGAAGTTCAAACGCTCACGGTCGATCCTCAAAATCAGACCTCTTGGCATTTGTATGTGATCCAATTGCACCTGGACAAACTCTCCATCGATCGCGGCGAATTTATCAACCGCTTGAACGCTGCCGGTGTGGGGACGAGCGTGCATTACATGCCGCTACACATGCATCCCTATTATCATGAGACGCACGGTTACCAAGTCGATGATCTGCCGGTGGCCAAGTCTGCTTTCGAACGAATGCTTTCGCTGCCGATTTATCCGCGACTCAGCGACGACGAGCTAAAATACGTCGCCGATACAGTACAGGCGATCGTGGCGGAGACGCGTGCATGA
- a CDS encoding class I adenylate-forming enzyme family protein: MKTLFAQFQERVTAAPNRVAVHHRNCDTTYSDLARSSAAVAAWLQAQGLQHGDRVAVLIPNSAAFVAAYLGIQAAGGVVVALNPDTTPHELTNTLGDCAPFGVVTGAAAEAPLSQVAEKLPSVRVVVRVDEKSAPVFPQSWKIAAWADVAQHPVSQSPALPQLEDIAQIIYTSGTTGKPKGVTLSHGNVAANCASIVEYLRLSADDSVLVSLPFFYSYGNSLLFTHLAVGGRLVLASDTVFWNRVLDMMQRERTTGFSGVPSTYAMLLHKSDFRTREFPELRYLTCAGGGLAPAVVDRLRDVVPNVELFLMYGQTEATARLSTLMPNEVDTKLGSIGRGIPGVELSVLDDTNTPVQPGEVGEIVARGENLMQGYWNDRTGTERVIREEGLRTGDLARVDEDGYLFIVGRKSDIIKSGAYRINPKELEEVILKLPGVAEVAVVGLPDEIQGESIVAFVVHSANEVETTAEVIFEHCRKHLPRYKMIRDVRFVDSLPKTPSGKIRKNDLRNVDDSVPA; encoded by the coding sequence ATGAAAACACTCTTCGCACAATTTCAAGAGCGCGTAACAGCAGCGCCGAATCGCGTAGCGGTCCATCACCGTAATTGCGATACGACCTATTCGGACTTGGCCCGCAGTTCCGCTGCGGTCGCCGCTTGGTTACAAGCACAAGGGCTACAACATGGCGATCGCGTCGCGGTGCTGATCCCCAATAGTGCCGCCTTCGTTGCCGCCTACTTGGGAATCCAAGCTGCCGGAGGCGTTGTTGTTGCTCTCAATCCGGATACGACTCCGCACGAACTCACCAACACGCTGGGCGATTGTGCACCGTTTGGCGTTGTCACCGGAGCAGCCGCGGAAGCACCCTTGTCGCAGGTTGCCGAAAAATTGCCGAGCGTCCGCGTCGTGGTTCGCGTGGATGAAAAATCGGCTCCGGTTTTTCCACAGTCCTGGAAAATCGCCGCCTGGGCCGATGTCGCACAACACCCCGTCTCGCAATCGCCAGCGCTGCCACAGTTGGAAGACATTGCACAAATCATTTACACATCCGGCACGACCGGCAAGCCCAAGGGGGTCACGCTCAGCCACGGCAACGTCGCCGCCAATTGCGCTTCGATCGTCGAGTACCTGAGGCTCTCGGCCGACGATAGTGTGTTGGTCAGTTTGCCCTTTTTCTATTCGTACGGAAACTCGTTGCTCTTCACACATTTGGCCGTCGGAGGCCGATTGGTGTTGGCATCCGACACGGTCTTTTGGAACCGCGTGCTAGATATGATGCAACGCGAACGGACAACCGGATTTTCCGGAGTCCCTTCGACCTATGCGATGTTGCTGCACAAATCCGATTTTCGCACGCGGGAGTTTCCTGAGCTAAGATATCTCACATGTGCCGGCGGAGGACTTGCGCCGGCGGTCGTCGATCGGCTGCGTGACGTCGTGCCGAACGTCGAATTGTTCTTGATGTACGGACAAACCGAAGCAACCGCGCGGCTTTCGACTTTGATGCCCAATGAAGTCGACACAAAACTGGGATCAATTGGCCGGGGAATTCCCGGAGTCGAATTGTCAGTGCTCGACGATACGAATACTCCAGTTCAACCGGGCGAAGTGGGAGAGATTGTAGCGCGCGGCGAAAACCTCATGCAGGGGTACTGGAACGACCGCACGGGAACCGAACGCGTCATTCGCGAAGAAGGTTTGCGGACAGGCGATCTCGCCAGGGTGGATGAGGACGGATATCTGTTCATCGTGGGCCGCAAATCGGACATTATCAAAAGCGGCGCCTATCGAATTAATCCCAAGGAATTGGAAGAAGTCATATTAAAATTGCCGGGCGTTGCTGAAGTCGCCGTTGTGGGTCTGCCGGACGAAATCCAAGGCGAATCCATCGTGGCCTTTGTCGTGCATTCGGCCAATGAAGTGGAAACAACCGCGGAGGTGATTTTTGAACATTGTCGAAAACATCTGCCGCGTTACAAAATGATCCGCGACGTGCGATTTGTGGACAGCCTCCCCAAGACGCCTAGCGGAAAAATTAGAAAAAATGACCTAAGAAATGTGGACGACTCGGTGCCTGCTTAA
- a CDS encoding NAD-dependent epimerase/dehydratase family protein, with amino-acid sequence MKKMKITKAQTVRLVADAALINVAFIAALALRFFLFVAMRHQTQVDYENEFWSLVTAYWQNAIPLTLVSLVVYSLSGFYTYSRVYQGRYKALVVAQAVAHSYLIYGVAVYFLADRLDMVEIPRIAFVMAWLMNTGLTLASRTWTSVWEKVVRPERDAKLRDVDSKVRSVLVIGGAGYIGSALLPKLLEKGYRVRVLDMFLFGQEPIAKIANHKNLELVKGDFRHVEKVVEAMRGMDAVVHLGAIVGDPACNLDERVTVAVNLSATQMIAQVAKASGIRRFIFASTCSVYGACDELLDERSEVEPISLYGHTKLAAENGLKNMADANFAPTLLRFATIYGLSGRTRFDLVINVLSAKAKVDGQITVHGGDQWRPFVHVDDAALGVFTALEAPLSVVGNQTFNVGSDEQNHTIGEIGQMVKDQVFTAELICEESNTDNRNYRVSFQKIRNLLGFTPAWTIESGISQVLEAVASGEVQDYRDDKYSNVKFLSGSGVIELVRADDDWSKLLNETSDTSQVPV; translated from the coding sequence ATGAAAAAAATGAAAATCACTAAAGCGCAGACCGTCCGTTTAGTCGCTGACGCGGCTCTGATCAATGTTGCTTTTATCGCTGCCTTGGCGCTGCGATTCTTCCTGTTTGTCGCCATGCGACATCAAACTCAGGTCGACTACGAAAATGAGTTCTGGTCGCTGGTCACCGCCTATTGGCAAAACGCGATTCCACTGACGTTGGTCTCGCTGGTGGTCTATTCACTCAGCGGATTTTACACTTACAGCCGCGTCTACCAGGGGCGCTACAAAGCTCTGGTCGTGGCGCAAGCCGTCGCCCACAGCTATTTGATTTATGGCGTCGCGGTCTATTTTCTGGCCGACCGTCTCGACATGGTCGAAATCCCGCGGATCGCATTCGTCATGGCCTGGCTGATGAACACCGGCCTTACGCTGGCCTCGCGAACATGGACCTCGGTTTGGGAAAAAGTTGTCCGCCCCGAACGCGACGCCAAGCTGCGAGATGTCGATTCCAAAGTCCGCAGTGTCCTCGTCATTGGTGGAGCCGGTTACATCGGCTCAGCCTTGTTGCCGAAACTGTTGGAGAAAGGCTACCGCGTTCGCGTGCTGGACATGTTTCTGTTCGGCCAAGAGCCAATCGCCAAAATTGCTAATCACAAAAATCTAGAGCTGGTTAAGGGAGACTTCCGTCACGTCGAAAAAGTGGTGGAAGCCATGCGTGGAATGGATGCCGTCGTGCATCTGGGAGCCATCGTGGGTGATCCGGCTTGCAATCTCGATGAACGTGTGACCGTCGCCGTCAACCTGTCGGCCACGCAAATGATCGCGCAAGTTGCCAAAGCCTCAGGAATTCGCCGCTTCATCTTCGCCAGCACCTGTTCGGTCTACGGAGCCTGTGACGAACTTCTCGACGAACGCTCAGAAGTCGAACCGATTTCGTTGTACGGACACACGAAACTTGCCGCAGAAAATGGCCTCAAGAACATGGCGGACGCGAATTTCGCACCCACCTTGCTCCGGTTCGCCACGATCTACGGTCTCTCGGGACGCACACGGTTTGACTTGGTGATCAACGTCCTGTCTGCCAAGGCCAAAGTCGACGGGCAAATTACTGTCCACGGTGGTGACCAATGGCGGCCGTTCGTACATGTTGACGACGCTGCATTGGGCGTATTCACAGCCTTGGAAGCCCCGCTGTCGGTCGTCGGAAATCAAACCTTCAATGTCGGCTCGGATGAGCAAAATCATACGATTGGCGAAATCGGCCAAATGGTCAAAGACCAAGTCTTTACCGCCGAATTGATTTGCGAGGAATCGAACACAGACAACCGCAATTACCGAGTCAGCTTCCAAAAGATCCGCAACCTGCTGGGCTTTACTCCGGCATGGACGATCGAATCCGGGATCAGCCAGGTTCTCGAAGCTGTCGCCAGCGGCGAAGTCCAAGACTACCGCGACGACAAATACAGCAACGTCAAATTCCTCAGCGGCTCCGGCGTGATCGAATTGGTCCGCGCCGACGACGACTGGTCGAAGCTGCTCAACGAGACAAGCGACACGTCGCAAGTCCCTGTTTAG
- a CDS encoding sugar transferase yields MMKRMFDLLVSFCGLLLLWPVLLVSAVLVKLTSPGPALYRQQRMGLNFQPFDILKFRTMVVDAHKLGGQITAGRDPRITSVGHFLRKTKIDELPQLINVFKGEMSFVGPRPEVPRYVEMFRDDYAELLKVRPGITDIASLKYRHESELLGESDNPETTYTQVILPDKIALAKEYIRRSSILFDLQLIFKTVLRMAE; encoded by the coding sequence ATGATGAAACGCATGTTTGATTTATTGGTTTCGTTTTGCGGACTGTTGTTGTTGTGGCCGGTGCTTTTGGTTTCAGCGGTGTTAGTCAAATTGACCTCGCCCGGACCCGCCTTGTACCGGCAACAACGCATGGGGCTCAATTTCCAACCCTTCGACATCCTCAAGTTCCGCACGATGGTTGTCGACGCTCACAAATTGGGGGGACAGATCACCGCCGGCCGCGACCCGCGCATTACTTCGGTTGGTCACTTTTTACGCAAAACAAAAATCGACGAGCTGCCGCAGCTAATCAACGTCTTTAAAGGCGAAATGAGCTTCGTCGGACCGCGCCCAGAGGTCCCCCGTTATGTGGAAATGTTTCGAGACGACTATGCGGAACTGTTGAAAGTCCGTCCCGGAATTACCGATATCGCTTCGCTCAAATACCGGCACGAGTCCGAACTGCTCGGGGAATCCGACAACCCGGAAACCACATACACCCAAGTCATCCTTCCCGACAAAATCGCCCTCGCCAAAGAATACATCCGCCGCTCGTCGATCCTATTTGATCTTCAATTGATCTTTAAAACCGTATTGCGAATGGCGGAG